One genomic segment of Amycolatopsis sp. WQ 127309 includes these proteins:
- a CDS encoding LamG-like jellyroll fold domain-containing protein, whose product MFRPALRTRRWLTAAAAFAVAVAGLGTVPAASAAAAEPQWQRLTPPLSTPWTKDVSPANALPDYPRPQLTRDKWQNLNGVWEFAKATPGEAAPIGKTLGERILVPYPVESALSGIMRHETNMWYRRTFEVPKNWQVGKGQRLQLHFQAVDYDATVIVNGKTVTRHTGGYDAFSVDVTDALTTAKTQEIVVGVADPNDQGGQPIGKQRQPGDGIFYTPSSGIWQTVWMEPVASAHIDRLDTTPDAASGTVTINAVVGGPVKQRVEAIAYDHGRQVGRVTGDANKPLKLKVDRPHLWTPDDPFLYDLRVRLSTGDEVGSYFGIRSVSVGKTADGKQRMLLNGKFVMQVGPLDQGFWPDGIYTAPTDAALKFDLQQEKALGFNMVRKHIKVEPDRWYYYADKLGLLVWQDMPAMKDDVEPSAASRVNYESEMRRMIDQHRSFPSIVTWVPFNEGWGDYEVGRIADEVKSWDPSRLVNAESGVNCCRSEPDSGAGDIYDDHTYTGPGTPVQTGTRAAVDGEYGGLGLKVAGHEFDPAGSFAYEMEPDRATLTRRYGELQQRLLLVAQRCGVSAGVYTQTTDVEKEVNGFFTYDRQVKKMDFAAVRAANQAVIKGATGKPVSGPSVPAGTPGIDGIAAYPFDENTGTVAADAVGDHDATLVGGASWTAGKSGSALATNGSGQYADTGAALVNTEGSYSAAAWVKFNAVGDGFQTVVSQDGDSTSAFFLQYSGADHRLAMSFVGTRALAPTAPEANRWYHVVGVRDAVSGTLKLYVDGQLAATKSVCLGDASTGHTVIGRGKYGGGPVDYLDGAVDQVHVYDRALSDADVSALYASGK is encoded by the coding sequence ATGTTTCGTCCTGCCCTCAGAACCCGCCGATGGCTCACCGCCGCCGCCGCGTTCGCCGTCGCGGTGGCCGGTCTCGGCACCGTGCCGGCGGCGAGTGCCGCTGCGGCTGAACCCCAGTGGCAGCGCCTGACGCCCCCGCTGTCCACGCCGTGGACGAAGGACGTCTCGCCCGCCAACGCCCTGCCCGACTACCCGCGGCCGCAGCTGACCCGCGACAAGTGGCAGAACCTCAACGGCGTCTGGGAGTTCGCCAAGGCGACCCCGGGTGAGGCCGCGCCGATCGGGAAGACGCTCGGCGAGCGGATCCTCGTGCCGTACCCGGTCGAGTCCGCGCTGTCCGGGATCATGCGCCACGAGACGAACATGTGGTACCGCCGCACGTTCGAGGTGCCCAAGAACTGGCAGGTCGGCAAGGGACAGCGGCTGCAGCTGCACTTCCAGGCCGTCGACTACGACGCCACGGTGATCGTCAACGGCAAGACCGTCACCCGTCACACCGGCGGGTACGACGCGTTCTCCGTCGACGTCACCGACGCGCTGACCACGGCCAAGACCCAGGAGATCGTCGTCGGCGTCGCCGACCCGAACGACCAGGGCGGGCAGCCGATCGGCAAGCAGCGCCAGCCCGGCGACGGCATCTTCTACACGCCGTCCTCCGGCATCTGGCAGACCGTCTGGATGGAACCGGTCGCCTCGGCGCACATCGACCGCCTCGACACCACCCCGGACGCCGCGTCCGGGACGGTCACGATCAACGCCGTGGTCGGCGGGCCGGTCAAGCAGCGCGTCGAAGCGATCGCCTACGACCACGGCCGCCAGGTCGGGCGCGTCACCGGTGACGCGAACAAGCCGTTGAAGCTCAAGGTGGACCGGCCGCACCTGTGGACGCCGGACGACCCGTTCCTCTACGACCTGCGCGTGCGACTGTCCACAGGGGACGAGGTCGGCTCGTACTTCGGCATCCGGTCGGTCAGCGTCGGCAAAACCGCCGACGGCAAGCAGCGGATGCTGCTCAACGGCAAGTTCGTCATGCAGGTCGGCCCGCTGGACCAGGGTTTCTGGCCGGACGGCATCTACACCGCGCCGACCGACGCGGCCCTGAAGTTCGACCTGCAGCAGGAGAAGGCGCTCGGCTTCAACATGGTGCGCAAGCACATCAAGGTCGAGCCGGACCGCTGGTACTACTACGCCGACAAGCTCGGGTTGCTGGTGTGGCAGGACATGCCGGCGATGAAGGACGACGTCGAGCCGAGCGCGGCGTCGCGCGTCAACTACGAGTCCGAGATGCGGCGGATGATCGACCAGCACCGCAGTTTCCCGTCGATCGTCACGTGGGTGCCGTTCAACGAGGGCTGGGGCGACTACGAGGTCGGCCGGATCGCCGACGAGGTCAAGTCGTGGGATCCCTCGCGGCTGGTCAACGCCGAGTCGGGCGTCAACTGCTGCCGGTCCGAACCGGACAGTGGTGCCGGTGACATCTACGACGACCACACCTACACCGGGCCGGGAACGCCGGTGCAGACCGGCACGCGTGCCGCGGTCGACGGTGAGTACGGCGGGCTCGGCCTGAAGGTCGCCGGGCACGAGTTCGACCCGGCGGGCAGCTTCGCCTATGAGATGGAGCCCGACAGGGCGACGCTGACCCGGCGCTACGGCGAGCTCCAGCAGCGCCTGCTGCTGGTCGCCCAGCGGTGCGGCGTCTCGGCCGGCGTCTACACGCAGACCACCGACGTCGAGAAGGAGGTCAACGGCTTCTTCACCTACGACAGGCAGGTGAAGAAGATGGACTTCGCGGCGGTCCGCGCGGCCAACCAGGCGGTCATCAAGGGCGCTACCGGCAAGCCGGTGTCCGGGCCTTCGGTGCCGGCGGGCACGCCGGGGATCGACGGCATCGCCGCCTACCCGTTCGACGAGAACACCGGCACCGTGGCCGCGGACGCCGTCGGCGACCACGACGCCACGCTGGTCGGCGGCGCGTCCTGGACCGCGGGCAAGAGCGGTTCGGCGCTGGCCACCAACGGTTCAGGCCAGTACGCCGACACGGGCGCGGCGCTCGTCAACACCGAAGGCAGCTACAGCGCGGCGGCGTGGGTGAAGTTCAACGCCGTGGGTGACGGCTTCCAGACGGTGGTCAGCCAGGACGGCGACAGCACCAGCGCGTTCTTCCTGCAGTACTCGGGCGCGGACCACCGGCTGGCGATGAGCTTCGTCGGCACGCGGGCTTTGGCACCCACCGCCCCGGAGGCGAACCGCTGGTACCACGTGGTCGGCGTCCGCGACGCGGTTTCGGGCACGCTGAAGCTGTACGTGGACGGCCAGCTGGCGGCCACGAAGAGCGTCTGCCTCGGCGACGCTTCGACGGGCCACACGGTGATCGGCCGCGGCAAGTACGGCGGCGGCCCGGTCGACTACCTCGACGGTGCGGTGGACCAGGTGCACGTCTACGACCGAGCGCTGTCCGACGCGGACGTGAGTGCCTTGTACGCCAGCGGCAAGTAA
- a CDS encoding ABC transporter permease: MTATQTTARNAAFAGVLQRQGAAVVLVLGLAAAWFAFPRFGSADNLRDLALQGSFLAVIALGMTFVIISGGIDLSVGSNYALGGVLAAYGAQYGLLVALLLPLVVCSAIGFLNGVLIARTGMAPFIVTLATLLFARGLLLAITSEGATTFKIEPGSAILWLGQGTIFGVGVPVYLTLVLFALGGVLLRRTGFGQSVFAIGGAEQSALLMGLPVVRTKIALYTLSGALAGFAGILTAAYLQSGVTVIGVGTELDAISVVVIGGTLLTGGAGTIVGTLVGVLLRVLIQNVINQVGTLDSNYQTVVSGAFLLIVVVIQRLLARSRTR, encoded by the coding sequence ATGACCGCCACCCAGACGACAGCGCGCAACGCGGCGTTCGCCGGGGTCCTGCAGCGCCAGGGCGCGGCCGTCGTGCTCGTGCTCGGCCTCGCCGCCGCGTGGTTCGCGTTCCCGCGCTTCGGGTCCGCGGACAACCTGCGCGACCTCGCGCTGCAGGGCTCGTTCCTCGCGGTGATCGCGCTCGGCATGACGTTCGTGATCATCTCCGGCGGCATCGACCTGTCGGTCGGCTCGAACTACGCGCTCGGCGGCGTGCTCGCCGCGTACGGCGCGCAGTACGGCCTGCTCGTGGCGCTCCTGCTGCCGCTGGTGGTGTGCTCGGCGATCGGCTTCCTCAACGGCGTGCTCATCGCCCGCACCGGGATGGCGCCGTTCATCGTGACGCTGGCGACGCTGCTGTTCGCCCGCGGCCTGCTGCTCGCCATCACCTCCGAAGGCGCGACGACGTTCAAGATCGAGCCCGGCTCGGCGATCCTCTGGCTCGGGCAGGGCACGATCTTCGGCGTCGGCGTCCCGGTGTACCTGACGCTCGTCCTCTTCGCGCTCGGTGGCGTGCTGTTGCGGCGCACCGGGTTCGGCCAGTCGGTGTTCGCCATCGGCGGGGCCGAGCAGTCGGCACTGCTGATGGGCCTGCCGGTCGTCCGCACGAAGATCGCGCTCTACACGCTGAGCGGCGCCCTCGCCGGCTTCGCGGGCATCCTCACCGCCGCGTACCTGCAGTCCGGCGTCACGGTGATCGGCGTCGGCACCGAGCTGGACGCGATCTCGGTCGTCGTCATCGGCGGCACGCTGCTCACCGGCGGCGCCGGGACGATCGTCGGCACGCTCGTCGGCGTGCTGCTGCGGGTGCTGATCCAGAACGTCATCAACCAGGTCGGCACGCTCGACTCCAACTACCAGACGGTGGTGAGCGGGGCCTTCCTGCTCATCGTCGTGGTGATCCAGCGTCTGTTGGCGCGTTCCCGAACCCGCTGA
- a CDS encoding ABC transporter permease — MSSATLTRAPDRAKVTAWLQNYGVYLAVVVLLLFNVFFTENFLSAANFRTQLVQAAPVCIVALGMALVIGTEGIDLSVGSVMSIAAALIPLYLGAGPLTAVVVAVIAGILSGLFSGYLVAYLGIQPIIATLALLVGGRGLALVIAHGQLVQLRNEDFLALGTGDVLGVPVMVIVAGVLAVLAGLLVQRTTFGRQLVAVGGNRTASSLAGLPVKRVLVGVYVISGALAAVAGVLATSRLGASDPNDLGLLMELSAITAVVVGGTPLTGGRVRVLGTVFGALLMQLVHATLIKHNLPDSTAQMVQAAIIVVAVYVARERSRK, encoded by the coding sequence ATGTCTAGCGCCACCCTGACCAGGGCACCGGACCGGGCCAAGGTCACCGCCTGGCTGCAGAACTACGGCGTCTACCTGGCCGTCGTCGTGCTGCTGCTGTTCAACGTCTTCTTCACCGAGAACTTCCTGTCCGCGGCCAACTTCCGGACGCAGCTGGTGCAGGCCGCGCCCGTCTGCATCGTCGCGCTCGGCATGGCGCTGGTGATCGGCACCGAGGGCATCGACCTGTCGGTCGGCTCGGTGATGTCGATCGCCGCCGCGCTCATCCCGCTCTACCTCGGCGCCGGGCCGCTGACGGCGGTCGTCGTCGCGGTGATCGCGGGCATCCTGTCCGGCCTGTTCAGCGGCTACCTGGTGGCCTACCTGGGGATCCAGCCGATCATCGCGACACTGGCGCTGCTCGTCGGCGGCCGCGGGCTCGCGCTCGTGATCGCACACGGCCAGCTCGTCCAGCTGCGCAACGAGGACTTCCTGGCGCTGGGCACGGGTGACGTCCTCGGCGTGCCGGTCATGGTCATCGTCGCGGGCGTGCTCGCGGTGCTGGCCGGGCTGCTGGTGCAGCGCACGACGTTCGGCCGCCAGCTGGTCGCCGTCGGCGGCAACCGGACGGCCAGCTCCCTGGCCGGGCTCCCGGTGAAGCGCGTGCTCGTCGGCGTCTACGTCATCTCCGGGGCGCTGGCCGCGGTGGCCGGCGTGCTCGCGACGTCGCGGCTGGGCGCCAGCGACCCCAACGACCTCGGGCTGCTGATGGAGCTGTCCGCGATCACCGCGGTCGTCGTCGGCGGCACGCCGCTGACCGGCGGCCGGGTCCGCGTGCTCGGCACCGTGTTCGGCGCGCTGCTCATGCAGCTGGTGCACGCCACCCTGATCAAGCACAACCTGCCGGACTCGACGGCGCAGATGGTCCAGGCGGCCATCATCGTCGTCGCCGTCTACGTCGCCCGTGAGCGGAGCCGCAAATGA
- a CDS encoding sugar ABC transporter ATP-binding protein gives MTAATEEDVAMTTAPVLEVAGVTKRFPGTLALDDVSFRLAPGEVHALVGENGAGKSTLIKVLTGVYQPDEGEVRHLGEPVTFKRPIEAQRAGISTIYQEVNLVPLMSIASNVFLGREPRTKAGLVDWSKMYADARELLKGYGIDDDVKRPLHTLGVGAQQMVALARAVSTEAKVVIMDEPTSSLEPREVETLFQVLNRLHAEGIAIVYVSHRMDELYRVCDSVTVLRDGRVVHSGPLAKLPRIELVSLMLGREIRQIREEGVTAFGEEHDVEREPLLKAEHLSGMRRLHDVSVSIRPGEVVGLAGLLGSGRSETARAIVGAFPLDGGSVLLAGKPLKKGKVAAAMRAGIALLAEDRKTDGIIPNLSVRENIVLAALPTLSPFGLVSKAKQDKVVKIFMERLRIKASSPEQKVSELSGGNQQKVLLARWLATGPKILLLDEPTRGIDVGAKAEVQALIDELAKEGLGVLLISSELEELIDGSDRVVVLRDGSVVGELTGDGITEENVLAAIAAEGDNDV, from the coding sequence ATGACCGCAGCCACCGAAGAGGACGTCGCGATGACGACCGCACCGGTGCTCGAGGTGGCCGGGGTGACCAAAAGGTTCCCCGGCACCCTCGCGCTCGACGACGTCAGCTTCCGGCTCGCCCCCGGCGAGGTGCACGCCCTCGTCGGGGAGAACGGCGCCGGCAAGTCGACGCTGATCAAGGTGCTCACCGGCGTCTACCAGCCCGACGAGGGCGAGGTCCGCCACCTCGGCGAGCCGGTGACGTTCAAGCGGCCGATCGAGGCACAGCGGGCCGGGATCTCCACGATCTACCAAGAGGTCAACCTCGTCCCGCTGATGAGCATCGCCAGCAACGTCTTCCTCGGCCGCGAACCGCGCACCAAAGCGGGGCTCGTCGACTGGTCCAAGATGTACGCCGACGCCCGCGAGCTGCTCAAGGGCTACGGCATCGACGACGACGTCAAGCGCCCGCTGCACACCCTGGGCGTCGGCGCGCAGCAGATGGTCGCCCTCGCCCGCGCGGTGTCGACCGAGGCGAAGGTCGTCATCATGGACGAACCGACGTCGTCGCTCGAACCGCGTGAGGTCGAGACGCTCTTCCAGGTGCTGAACCGGTTGCACGCCGAAGGCATCGCGATCGTCTACGTCAGCCACCGGATGGACGAGCTGTACCGGGTCTGCGACAGCGTCACCGTGCTGCGCGACGGCCGCGTCGTCCACAGTGGACCGCTGGCCAAGCTCCCGCGCATCGAGCTCGTGTCCCTGATGCTCGGGCGCGAGATCCGCCAGATCCGCGAAGAAGGCGTCACGGCGTTCGGCGAGGAACACGACGTCGAGCGTGAGCCGCTGCTCAAGGCCGAGCACCTGTCCGGCATGCGCCGGCTGCACGACGTCTCGGTCAGCATCCGGCCCGGCGAGGTCGTCGGCCTGGCCGGGCTGCTCGGCTCCGGCCGCAGCGAGACCGCGCGGGCCATCGTCGGCGCGTTCCCGCTCGACGGCGGATCCGTGCTGCTGGCCGGGAAACCGCTCAAGAAGGGCAAGGTCGCGGCGGCGATGCGCGCGGGCATCGCGCTGCTGGCCGAAGACCGCAAGACCGACGGGATCATCCCGAACCTGTCGGTCCGCGAGAACATCGTGCTCGCCGCGCTCCCGACGCTCTCACCGTTCGGCCTGGTCAGCAAGGCCAAGCAGGACAAGGTCGTGAAGATCTTCATGGAGCGCCTGCGGATCAAGGCTTCGAGCCCGGAGCAGAAGGTGTCCGAGCTGTCCGGTGGCAACCAGCAGAAGGTGCTGCTCGCCCGCTGGCTCGCCACCGGCCCGAAGATCCTGCTGCTCGACGAGCCGACACGCGGCATCGACGTCGGCGCGAAGGCCGAGGTCCAGGCGCTGATCGACGAACTCGCGAAGGAAGGCCTCGGCGTGCTGCTCATCTCGTCCGAGCTGGAGGAGCTGATCGACGGCTCGGACCGCGTCGTCGTCCTCCGCGACGGCTCGGTCGTCGGCGAGCTGACCGGCGACGGCATCACCGAGGAGAACGTCCTGGCCGCGATCGCAGCGGAAGGTGACAACGATGTCTAG
- a CDS encoding ABC transporter substrate-binding protein, whose product MPLSTRPRLVLVTAAAAALTLTSCTAREETPAAPSNGGGPAASASSAAPSADGCTLAKTGYPKIDPKTAVIGFSQSEKEANPFRIAETQSIRDQAAKLGIPTDKLLVTNAQSDLNRQISDIKSLLDRGAQLLIVAPLNSDGLQPALDAAKAKKVPVVTVDRKVTSAPCTDYLTFIGSNFVEQGKRAADAMVKATGGNGKVAILLGASGNNVTTDRTSGFKDELAKTPGLSVVAEQTGEFDRSKGQAVMEQLIQSHPDLTAVYAENDEMGIGAVNALKTAGKAPGKDVKVVSVDGTRNAVQLIADGSYNAVIESNPRFGQLAFDTLQKFADGQPIAPSIVITDDQYDETNAAQKVGNAY is encoded by the coding sequence GTGCCGCTGTCCACCCGTCCCCGCCTGGTCCTGGTCACCGCGGCCGCCGCCGCGCTCACCCTCACCTCCTGCACCGCTCGGGAGGAGACCCCGGCCGCACCGTCGAACGGCGGCGGGCCGGCCGCGTCCGCCTCCTCCGCCGCGCCCTCCGCCGACGGCTGCACGCTGGCGAAGACCGGCTACCCCAAGATCGACCCGAAGACCGCGGTGATCGGCTTCTCGCAGTCCGAAAAGGAGGCCAACCCCTTCCGGATCGCCGAGACGCAGTCCATTCGCGACCAGGCTGCGAAGCTCGGCATCCCCACCGACAAGCTGCTCGTCACCAACGCCCAGAGCGACCTCAACCGGCAGATCAGCGACATCAAGTCGCTGCTCGACCGGGGTGCGCAGCTGCTGATCGTCGCGCCGCTGAACTCCGACGGCCTCCAGCCGGCGCTCGACGCCGCGAAGGCCAAGAAGGTCCCGGTCGTCACCGTCGACCGCAAGGTGACGTCGGCGCCGTGCACCGACTACCTGACCTTCATCGGCTCCAACTTCGTCGAGCAGGGCAAGCGCGCGGCCGACGCGATGGTGAAGGCGACCGGCGGTAACGGGAAGGTTGCGATCCTGCTCGGCGCGTCGGGCAACAACGTGACGACCGACCGCACCTCGGGCTTCAAGGACGAGCTGGCCAAGACGCCCGGCCTGTCCGTGGTCGCCGAGCAGACCGGCGAGTTCGACCGGTCCAAGGGCCAGGCCGTGATGGAGCAGCTCATCCAGAGCCACCCGGACCTCACCGCCGTCTACGCCGAGAACGACGAGATGGGCATCGGCGCCGTCAACGCGCTCAAGACCGCGGGCAAGGCGCCGGGCAAGGACGTCAAGGTCGTCTCGGTCGACGGCACGCGCAACGCCGTGCAGCTGATCGCCGACGGCAGCTACAACGCCGTCATCGAGTCCAACCCGCGCTTCGGCCAGCTCGCCTTCGACACGCTCCAGAAGTTCGCCGACGGCCAGCCGATCGCGCCGAGCATCGTGATCACCGACGACCAGTACGACGAGACCAACGCGGCGCAGAAGGTCGGGAACGCGTACTGA
- a CDS encoding LacI family DNA-binding transcriptional regulator, with translation MTVTLKDVATLAGVSVKTVSNVVNGYAFVKPDNRRRVEEALAATGYRPNVGARNLRRGRTGFLALMVPELSIPYFGELAGLVITAAQKRGWSVLIEQTQGTRERERKTLSSLGPHLVDGALVHPEALEAADFPEEPGGIPLVMLGEHAVDVPIDHVAIDNVLAAHMAVSHLASLGRTRIAAIGRNPARGTSSQRLAGYRSALTDAGLSYSDSLVAPAEKWHRGYGAAAMKSLLALPSRPDAVFCFNDLLAIGALRAVAELGLRVPEDVAIVGFDNNEESAFSLPALTTIAPDKTALAEAAIDLVHRRITGEKSAPPQDVQTPFALEIRESTKGR, from the coding sequence GTGACCGTGACGCTCAAGGACGTCGCCACGCTCGCCGGAGTGTCGGTGAAGACGGTGTCGAACGTGGTGAACGGCTATGCCTTCGTCAAGCCGGACAACCGCCGGCGCGTCGAGGAAGCCCTGGCGGCGACCGGTTACCGGCCGAACGTGGGGGCGCGCAACCTGCGTCGCGGCCGCACCGGGTTCCTGGCGCTGATGGTGCCGGAGCTGTCCATCCCGTACTTCGGCGAACTCGCCGGCCTGGTCATCACGGCGGCCCAGAAACGGGGCTGGAGTGTCTTGATCGAACAGACCCAGGGCACGCGCGAGCGCGAACGCAAGACGCTGTCGTCGCTGGGCCCCCACCTGGTCGACGGCGCGCTGGTCCACCCGGAGGCGCTGGAGGCCGCGGATTTCCCCGAGGAACCGGGCGGCATCCCCCTGGTGATGCTGGGCGAGCACGCGGTCGACGTCCCCATCGATCACGTCGCGATAGACAACGTCCTGGCCGCGCACATGGCCGTGTCCCACCTGGCCTCCCTGGGCCGCACGCGCATCGCGGCGATCGGCCGCAACCCGGCGCGCGGGACGTCGTCCCAACGCCTGGCGGGCTACCGCTCCGCGCTGACCGACGCGGGACTGTCCTATTCGGACTCCCTGGTGGCGCCGGCCGAGAAGTGGCACCGAGGTTACGGAGCGGCGGCGATGAAGTCGCTGCTGGCGTTGCCGTCGCGGCCTGATGCGGTCTTTTGTTTCAACGACCTCCTGGCGATCGGCGCACTGCGGGCGGTGGCGGAGCTGGGGCTCCGGGTACCCGAGGACGTCGCGATCGTGGGCTTCGACAACAACGAAGAGAGCGCATTCTCCCTGCCGGCGCTGACGACGATCGCCCCGGACAAGACCGCACTGGCGGAAGCGGCGATCGACCTGGTGCACCGCCGCATCACGGGGGAGAAGTCGGCACCACCACAGGACGTCCAGACCCCGTTCGCACTGGAGATCCGCGAAAGCACCAAGGGCCGCTGA
- a CDS encoding AAA family ATPase, producing MLTTLAVENYRSLRDLVLPLSGLTVVTGPNGSGKSSLYRALRLLADASRNGAVAALAREGGLPSTLWAGPETIGRSVREGRTPVQGTKRTKPVGLRLGFAGDDFGYALDLGMPVAGETMFNLDPEFKREVVWSGPVLRPATLLADRGGPMVRTRVASGGWGADRFKIRMTDSMLSEFADPRACPELLVVRERIRSWRFYDHFRTDALAPARQSHIGTRTPVLAHDGADLAAALRTIIEIGRTSELAEVVDQAFPGSRLEVAAPDGRFTVRFHQHGLLRPLEAAELSDGTLRFLLWVAALLTPRPPELLVLNEPETSLHPDLLPALATLIATAAKEMQVVVVSHAQPLIRALSAIAEVGEVELEKDYGETKLVGQGRLDRPSWHWPTR from the coding sequence TCACCGGGCCGAACGGCAGCGGCAAGTCGAGCCTGTACCGGGCGCTGCGGCTGCTGGCGGACGCGTCCCGCAACGGCGCCGTGGCGGCGCTGGCCCGCGAGGGCGGGCTGCCGTCGACGTTGTGGGCCGGCCCGGAGACGATCGGGCGGTCGGTGCGCGAAGGGCGCACGCCGGTCCAGGGCACGAAACGCACGAAGCCGGTCGGGCTGCGGCTCGGGTTCGCGGGTGACGACTTCGGCTACGCGCTGGACCTGGGCATGCCGGTGGCCGGGGAGACGATGTTCAACCTGGACCCGGAGTTCAAGCGGGAAGTGGTGTGGTCCGGCCCGGTCCTGCGCCCGGCCACCTTGCTCGCGGACCGCGGCGGCCCGATGGTCCGCACGCGGGTGGCGTCGGGCGGCTGGGGTGCCGATCGGTTCAAGATCCGCATGACGGACAGCATGCTGAGCGAGTTCGCCGACCCGCGCGCGTGCCCGGAGCTGCTGGTGGTGCGCGAGCGGATCCGGTCGTGGCGCTTCTACGACCACTTCCGCACGGACGCGCTGGCGCCCGCGCGCCAGTCCCACATCGGCACGCGCACCCCGGTGCTGGCCCACGACGGCGCCGACCTGGCGGCGGCGTTGCGCACGATCATCGAGATCGGCCGCACTTCCGAACTGGCCGAGGTGGTGGACCAGGCGTTCCCGGGATCGCGCTTGGAGGTGGCGGCCCCGGACGGCCGGTTCACGGTCCGCTTCCACCAGCACGGCCTGCTGCGTCCGCTGGAAGCCGCGGAGCTGTCGGACGGAACGCTCCGGTTCCTGCTGTGGGTGGCAGCGCTGCTCACGCCGCGCCCGCCGGAACTGCTGGTCCTGAACGAGCCGGAGACGAGCCTCCACCCGGACCTGCTGCCGGCCTTGGCCACCCTGATCGCGACGGCCGCCAAGGAGATGCAGGTGGTGGTGGTCTCGCACGCCCAGCCGTTGATCCGTGCACTGTCGGCGATCGCGGAGGTGGGCGAGGTGGAGCTGGAGAAGGACTACGGCGAGACGAAACTGGTGGGCCAGGGACGGCTGGACCGTCCGTCTTGGCACTGGCCCACCCGCTGA